The following coding sequences lie in one Maylandia zebra isolate NMK-2024a unplaced genomic scaffold, Mzebra_GT3a scaffold31, whole genome shotgun sequence genomic window:
- the LOC112433302 gene encoding nanos homolog 2-like: MTTMPRQLEVQNSILTGGDSFNMWHDYLNLSQVFEKLCSNREVDNRDTERPKKGQAPPWSKVHTSTRGKKSSKNSSQSSPTSSASDTSSSASSSDYCRLCKQNGETPRVYLSHKLKSDDGIVFCPVLRNYTCPICEATGDSAHTRKYCPQMKCEAAGRMQTVGKFW; the protein is encoded by the coding sequence ATGACCACAATGCCGAGACAACTGGAGGTCCAGAACTCGATCCTCACTGGTGGGGACAGCTTTAACATGTGGCACGACTACCTGAATCTGAGCCAAGTGTTCGAGAAACTGTGCAGCAACCGTGAGGTTGATAACCGAGACACCGAGCGTCCAAAGAAGGGACAAGCGCCCCCTTGGAGTAAGGTCCACACTTCCACTCGGGGGAAGAAATCCTCCAAAAACTCATCACAGTCCAGTCCGACCAGCAGCGCGTCGGACACCAGCAGCAGCGCCTCATCCTCGGACTACTGCCGCTTATGCAAGCAGAACGGGGAGACTCCGAGGGTGTACCTATCTCACAAGCTCAAATCAGACGACGGGATAGTTTTCTGCCCCGTCCTCCGGAACTACACTTGCCCGATCTGCGAAGCCACCGGTGACAGCGCTCACACACGCAAGTACTGCCCGCAGATGAAGTGCGAGGCTGCTGGGAGGATGCAGACGGTAGGCAAGTTCTGGTAG